The proteins below are encoded in one region of Bdellovibrio bacteriovorus:
- a CDS encoding cytochrome c oxidase subunit 3, giving the protein MRKYSLDRLPGSVLMWLIVVNELIVFIGILGAFLLYQSKNSEEFLNGQANLSLTHGLVSTMCLLIGGFFAAEGIRYFHLNKRSRARVHLLLAAFMGIYFLFHKWQDFRQQWSRGNDFVANDFWQYYWLTMVFHFAHVVVGVGLLVYLFARSFPKQDLPELSVKDYESGVLFWHMCDLAWILIFPVFFYGATS; this is encoded by the coding sequence ATGAGGAAGTACAGCTTAGATCGCCTGCCAGGCTCGGTTTTAATGTGGCTTATCGTTGTCAACGAGCTGATTGTTTTCATAGGGATTCTAGGTGCGTTCCTTCTTTATCAAAGTAAAAATTCGGAGGAGTTTTTAAATGGTCAGGCCAATCTAAGCCTGACACATGGATTAGTATCCACCATGTGCTTGCTTATAGGCGGTTTCTTTGCGGCGGAAGGAATCCGCTACTTTCATTTAAATAAAAGATCACGAGCCCGTGTTCATCTGCTTCTGGCCGCCTTTATGGGAATTTATTTTCTTTTTCATAAGTGGCAAGATTTCCGTCAACAATGGTCGCGAGGTAATGACTTTGTCGCCAACGATTTCTGGCAATACTATTGGCTCACGATGGTGTTTCATTTCGCTCATGTAGTTGTTGGCGTGGGACTATTGGTCTATTTGTTCGCACGATCTTTTCCAAAACAAGATCTGCCGGAACTTTCTGTTAAAGATTACGAATCAGGCGTGCTTTTTTGGCATATGTGTGACCTTGCGTGGATTTTGATTTTTCCTGTCTTTTTCTATGGAGCCACATCATGA
- a CDS encoding GNAT family N-acetyltransferase, with amino-acid sequence MTIRRLNSTDLQSLKDLNVVFSEAFADPETHLSKKPSDPYLLKLLSKPHVIILAAFDGATVVGGLVAYVMEKYEQERSEIYIYDLAVAETHRRRGIARNLILHLKSIGKEIGAWVILVQADKPDTPAIRLYESLGAKEEPLHFDILIEQNC; translated from the coding sequence ATGACTATTCGACGTTTAAATAGCACCGACCTTCAGTCGCTGAAAGACCTTAACGTGGTATTTTCGGAAGCCTTTGCCGATCCAGAGACTCACCTGTCTAAGAAGCCCAGCGATCCCTATCTTTTAAAGCTTCTGTCAAAGCCCCATGTGATTATCTTAGCGGCCTTCGATGGCGCCACTGTGGTCGGCGGTTTAGTGGCCTACGTGATGGAAAAGTACGAACAAGAGCGCAGCGAGATTTATATTTATGACCTTGCGGTCGCTGAAACTCATCGTCGTCGCGGCATCGCTAGAAATTTGATTTTGCATCTTAAATCAATCGGAAAAGAAATCGGCGCTTGGGTTATTTTAGTTCAAGCAGATAAGCCAGACACTCCAGCAATTCGACTATATGAATCTTTGGGGGCCAAGGAAGAGCCTTTGCACTTTGATATTCTTATCGAACAAAACTGCTAG
- a CDS encoding cbb3-type cytochrome c oxidase subunit I, translated as MKFKSQKIAYLFFATCMLLFSLQLVYGFIMGFAHMGLDVLHDWIPFHAARATHTNLLVMWLLAGFMGAAYWIVPEESDREIIFPKLAVVQWAALVIVGVTAIIGFHFNWWEGRKFLEIPRPLDYLVVVDVLLFIFLIGGTIWKSKRYTTTSMVLFFGLLMAALLYLPGMIPTINQTVDSYWRWWVVHLWVEGVWELIMGAIMSYLLIKLTGVDREVIEKWLYVIVGFTFLSGILGTGHHYYYIGTPKYWLMIGGLFSALEPVAFLGMAMYAIVMARKGGRNNTNRIALAWTVGTGVMSFVGAGFLGFAHTLPQVNMYTHGTLVTAMHGHLAFWGAYAMLILAIIAYAMPVMTGRKLSDSGMNTFAFWTSNIGMTAMTVAFGIAGVTQVVLERRMGMDFLAVQKEVEVHFLGLVMAATLFTVGIIAYIWNFVKFGLPSDEVLIERK; from the coding sequence ATGAAATTTAAATCGCAAAAAATTGCCTATTTGTTCTTTGCAACTTGTATGCTCTTATTCAGTTTACAACTTGTCTATGGCTTCATTATGGGATTTGCCCATATGGGGCTGGATGTCTTGCATGATTGGATTCCTTTTCATGCTGCCAGAGCCACGCATACAAATCTTTTGGTGATGTGGCTGTTAGCGGGTTTCATGGGTGCCGCTTATTGGATCGTGCCCGAAGAATCAGACCGAGAAATTATTTTTCCAAAGCTCGCGGTCGTGCAATGGGCCGCTTTAGTGATTGTCGGGGTTACGGCCATCATCGGTTTCCATTTTAACTGGTGGGAAGGGCGTAAGTTTTTAGAGATCCCGCGACCCCTCGATTATTTAGTGGTTGTAGATGTGCTTCTCTTCATTTTCTTAATTGGCGGCACTATATGGAAGTCTAAAAGATATACGACGACCTCGATGGTTCTTTTTTTCGGCCTGTTGATGGCGGCTCTTTTGTATCTGCCCGGAATGATTCCCACGATAAATCAGACTGTCGACTCTTATTGGAGATGGTGGGTCGTACATCTTTGGGTGGAAGGTGTTTGGGAGCTTATCATGGGGGCGATTATGTCCTACCTGTTAATCAAGCTGACAGGTGTCGATCGCGAAGTGATTGAAAAATGGTTGTATGTGATTGTGGGTTTTACGTTTCTATCGGGAATTTTAGGAACGGGTCACCATTACTACTACATTGGTACGCCAAAATATTGGCTGATGATTGGTGGATTGTTCAGTGCCTTAGAGCCGGTCGCGTTTCTGGGAATGGCAATGTATGCCATCGTGATGGCTCGTAAAGGCGGACGCAACAATACCAATCGCATAGCTTTAGCTTGGACCGTGGGAACGGGGGTGATGTCGTTTGTTGGAGCAGGTTTTTTGGGATTTGCCCATACGCTACCTCAAGTAAATATGTACACTCACGGGACGCTGGTCACAGCAATGCATGGCCATTTAGCATTTTGGGGTGCTTATGCGATGTTGATTTTAGCAATCATCGCTTATGCCATGCCGGTGATGACGGGGCGTAAACTTTCCGACTCCGGCATGAACACTTTTGCTTTTTGGACATCGAATATCGGCATGACGGCCATGACGGTCGCGTTCGGTATTGCGGGTGTGACTCAAGTCGTTCTGGAAAGACGCATGGGAATGGATTTCTTGGCCGTACAAAAAGAGGTCGAGGTGCATTTCTTGGGGTTGGTGATGGCAGCGACACTGTTTACGGTCGGTATCATTGCTTATATCTGGAACTTCGTTAAGTTTGGTCTGCCCTCAGATGAGGTGTTAATTGAAAGAAAATAA
- a CDS encoding LemA family protein, translated as MKNLMIVVLFVMPFLVGCGIQSLPQGKNATEAALAEVNNQYKRRADLIPNLVNVVKGYAKHEQETLTQVTEARAAATSNQIDPSKVTPEQLAKFQQAQQGLSQALGRLMVVVEKYPDLKADQNFRDLQAQLEGTENRITVARQRYIESINSFNNLVTVPPTSWTNSIMYHFEKMPQWDMTAEEKATAEKAPEVKF; from the coding sequence ATGAAAAACCTAATGATAGTTGTGCTTTTTGTGATGCCATTCTTGGTGGGCTGCGGAATCCAATCTTTGCCGCAAGGTAAGAATGCGACAGAGGCGGCGTTGGCAGAGGTGAACAACCAATACAAACGTCGGGCTGATTTGATTCCGAATTTAGTGAACGTGGTTAAAGGTTATGCAAAGCATGAGCAAGAGACTTTGACTCAAGTGACTGAGGCGCGTGCCGCAGCGACTTCGAATCAAATTGATCCTTCAAAAGTGACACCAGAGCAATTGGCGAAGTTCCAACAAGCTCAACAAGGTTTGTCGCAAGCTTTGGGTCGTTTGATGGTGGTTGTTGAAAAGTATCCTGACTTGAAAGCCGATCAAAACTTCCGCGATCTTCAAGCTCAGTTGGAAGGCACTGAAAATCGTATCACTGTCGCTCGTCAGCGTTACATCGAGTCGATCAATTCTTTCAATAATCTTGTGACGGTTCCGCCAACAAGCTGGACGAACTCGATCATGTATCATTTCGAAAAAATGCCTCAGTGGGATATGACGGCCGAAGAAAAAGCGACGGCTGAAAAAGCTCCAGAAGTGAAATTCTAA
- a CDS encoding c-type cytochrome, which yields MLTKSGAKAFFLLGTGLCSLAFVLLTIDTFHRIPAQTNEDQITESVKKGKDLWEHNNCMGCHTLFGEGAYYAPELTKVYQRRGEIFIRQMLKDPRAMYPNDRKMQQYHFTEDEINSLVAFLKWSGEVNLNGFPADPPLAPKKTEGVGPADLATHVLPKPEIFQQMCTACHTLSGAGGSVGPALDGIGNRKDTAWLKSWIKDPKAVKADTTMPTLPLTDAQLEEVVQFLSSQK from the coding sequence ATGTTAACGAAATCAGGTGCGAAAGCCTTCTTCCTATTAGGAACAGGACTTTGTTCATTGGCCTTTGTTCTGTTAACCATTGATACATTTCACCGCATTCCCGCTCAGACCAACGAAGATCAAATTACTGAGTCCGTAAAAAAAGGGAAAGACCTTTGGGAGCATAACAACTGCATGGGTTGTCACACCCTTTTTGGTGAGGGCGCCTACTATGCTCCAGAGCTCACGAAGGTTTATCAGCGAAGGGGAGAAATCTTCATTCGTCAGATGCTGAAAGACCCGCGTGCCATGTATCCGAACGATCGCAAAATGCAACAGTATCATTTTACTGAAGACGAGATCAATTCTTTGGTGGCATTTCTGAAATGGTCTGGAGAAGTGAATTTAAATGGCTTCCCGGCGGATCCTCCATTGGCGCCTAAAAAAACAGAAGGCGTGGGTCCGGCTGATCTCGCGACTCACGTTTTACCGAAACCAGAAATATTCCAACAGATGTGCACGGCTTGCCATACTTTGAGTGGAGCCGGGGGAAGTGTGGGACCGGCCCTTGACGGCATCGGCAATCGTAAGGACACGGCGTGGTTGAAATCTTGGATCAAAGATCCGAAGGCGGTGAAGGCGGATACGACAATGCCGACGCTTCCTTTGACGGATGCACAGTTAGAAGAAGTCGTACAGTTCCTATCCAGTCAGAAATAA
- a CDS encoding chorismate mutase, whose translation MSIEILRAEIDHIHDSLRDLLIQRRDLALKIWSLKKDQNLPLIVPEREQEILESFVSGPDLSSDPEFQQALTHIMQSVLREYRSYLISRVSK comes from the coding sequence ATGTCCATCGAAATCTTACGCGCCGAGATCGATCATATCCATGATTCTTTGCGGGACCTTTTGATTCAACGTCGCGATCTGGCGTTAAAAATTTGGAGCCTGAAAAAAGATCAAAACCTTCCCCTGATCGTTCCTGAACGAGAGCAAGAAATTCTAGAAAGTTTCGTTTCGGGACCAGATCTTTCATCCGATCCCGAATTTCAACAAGCCCTGACTCACATTATGCAATCTGTGCTGCGAGAATATCGAAGCTATTTGATCAGTCGAGTGTCCAAATAA
- a CDS encoding TPM domain-containing protein has translation MRFFVLPFFFLFLSLSVAQAKFNPPALTGPVIDEVGFLTRGDRQELMQLLYDFNRRGVAQVQVLVVPDLQGLPIEQASIEITDQWKLGDAKKDNGVLFLISAQERAMRIEVGQGLEGAIPDIYAKRIIADQVLPLFRSKRYSAGIVVGVHEILRLADKEFAEQNGITEQASTEKSKGGGDIPIFVIIIVLIIISFLGRFGGGRGRYYRGGGGGFGGFGGGGFGGGGGGGWSGGGGGFSGGGASGNW, from the coding sequence ATGCGCTTTTTTGTTCTTCCTTTCTTTTTTCTTTTTCTTAGTTTGAGTGTTGCTCAGGCGAAGTTCAACCCGCCGGCCTTAACGGGTCCGGTGATTGACGAGGTTGGATTTTTGACTCGTGGCGATCGTCAGGAGCTGATGCAGCTTCTTTACGATTTCAATCGTCGCGGTGTTGCCCAAGTGCAAGTTCTAGTTGTTCCGGATTTGCAAGGTCTTCCGATCGAGCAAGCTTCTATCGAAATCACGGATCAATGGAAATTGGGTGATGCCAAAAAAGACAATGGCGTTTTATTTCTAATTTCTGCACAAGAACGTGCGATGCGCATTGAAGTGGGTCAGGGGTTGGAAGGCGCGATTCCGGATATCTACGCAAAAAGAATTATCGCCGATCAGGTGCTTCCTCTTTTCCGTTCGAAAAGATATTCCGCAGGCATCGTTGTCGGCGTTCACGAAATCCTGCGTCTTGCAGATAAAGAATTCGCCGAACAAAACGGAATCACCGAACAGGCTTCTACAGAAAAAAGCAAAGGCGGCGGTGACATTCCGATCTTTGTCATTATCATCGTTCTGATCATCATCTCTTTCTTAGGTCGCTTTGGTGGCGGTCGCGGTCGTTACTATCGTGGTGGCGGCGGAGGCTTTGGCGGATTTGGTGGTGGTGGTTTCGGCGGCGGTGGAGGAGGCGGCTGGTCTGGAGGGGGCGGTGGCTTCTCTGGCGGCGGCGCTTCGGGGAACTGGTAA
- a CDS encoding U32 family peptidase C-terminal domain-containing protein: MKTELLMPAGSLEKLKYAFYYGADAVYVGVPLFSLRARENEMSFEDLREGIAFARAHGKQIYVTANIFARNLKLKSFKENFKQWVDLKPDAFIMSDPGLMSLAKEIDPNVNIHLSVQANCMNWQSVKFWQQQGVSRVILSRELRLEEIREIRQRVPDIELEAFVHGSICIAYSGRCLLSHYMSYRDANQGVCDNSCRYGYNIYQSSSDKDQEFFLEDLRNKGEFYQIDEDENGTYIMNAKDLCVIEHLQELRDAGICSFKVEGRTKSLYYAAMVAKIYRQAINDMEAGRKFDTNLLKELSKIPNRGYHKGFVTGALSQDSQEYRHSTSRNFTQRFAGLVLEKIGSLWKVEARHRMRPGDDIELISPQGSIKTKIQNIYNEHHESLPQAGGGGLSFYMDLPADIPSYSLISLIEQGGF, translated from the coding sequence ATGAAAACTGAACTTCTTATGCCCGCTGGCTCTTTAGAAAAATTGAAATATGCCTTTTATTACGGTGCCGACGCCGTGTATGTCGGTGTCCCCCTCTTTAGCCTGCGAGCTCGGGAAAATGAAATGAGTTTCGAAGATCTTCGTGAAGGCATCGCATTTGCGCGGGCGCACGGCAAACAGATCTACGTCACTGCGAACATCTTTGCTCGCAATCTAAAATTGAAATCTTTTAAAGAAAACTTCAAGCAGTGGGTGGATCTAAAACCCGACGCTTTCATTATGAGTGATCCAGGTCTGATGAGTCTAGCCAAAGAGATCGACCCGAATGTGAACATTCACCTGAGTGTTCAAGCCAATTGCATGAACTGGCAAAGCGTGAAGTTTTGGCAACAACAAGGGGTGAGCCGCGTGATCTTAAGTCGTGAATTGCGACTTGAAGAAATTCGCGAAATTCGTCAGCGTGTTCCTGATATTGAGCTTGAAGCCTTCGTTCATGGCTCGATCTGTATCGCGTATTCGGGACGCTGTCTTTTATCTCACTACATGAGTTATCGCGATGCCAATCAGGGCGTTTGCGATAACAGCTGCCGTTACGGTTACAACATTTACCAATCCTCTTCCGATAAAGATCAGGAATTCTTTTTAGAAGACTTGCGCAATAAGGGCGAGTTTTACCAGATTGATGAAGATGAAAACGGAACATACATTATGAATGCCAAAGATCTTTGTGTGATCGAGCATCTTCAAGAGTTGCGTGACGCTGGAATCTGTTCATTCAAAGTCGAAGGACGTACGAAATCACTTTATTACGCCGCGATGGTCGCAAAAATCTATCGCCAAGCCATCAATGATATGGAAGCAGGACGAAAATTCGACACGAACCTATTGAAAGAACTTAGCAAAATTCCTAACCGCGGCTATCACAAAGGATTTGTGACAGGAGCACTCAGTCAGGATTCACAGGAATACCGCCACTCCACTTCGCGCAATTTCACACAACGTTTCGCGGGCCTGGTTCTAGAAAAGATAGGCTCGTTATGGAAAGTGGAAGCCCGCCACCGCATGCGACCTGGCGATGACATTGAACTTATCTCTCCACAAGGTTCGATAAAAACTAAAATTCAAAATATTTACAATGAACATCACGAATCACTTCCGCAAGCCGGTGGAGGAGGTCTGAGCTTTTACATGGATCTTCCCGCAGACATTCCGTCCTACTCCTTAATCAGCTTGATCGAGCAAGGAGGGTTCTAA
- a CDS encoding PAS domain-containing protein gives MQNLIELPEYAKKLDENHPVRIYLDENHYLRNILMGLSEADPEKDFPSFFNLFNQAAQVDIRYVRKENQLFPFLEKKGWLGPSHGMWSFHDQIRQQIRDIRAKIEKKEIKDLKNDVVLLVSEMGRMIQIEESRLFPISLDILSEEDWKMAALGEEEIGWMHKKSLSSSTAANAPERAIINPLDAGTLKMNEGSLSLEQINLLLQTMPIDLTYVDENDKVLFYNRGEERVFPRSAGVIGREVGFCHPPKSVGTVLKILEEFKSGRQSTAEFWINYRGRTIHIRYFAVRDANQKYRGVIELSQDITDIKNIQGERRLLEWET, from the coding sequence ATGCAAAACCTAATTGAATTACCTGAATACGCCAAAAAGTTAGATGAAAATCATCCTGTTCGAATTTATTTAGATGAAAATCATTATTTAAGAAACATTCTGATGGGGTTGTCTGAAGCCGATCCTGAAAAGGACTTTCCATCTTTTTTTAATTTATTCAATCAAGCCGCCCAGGTGGATATTCGTTACGTTCGGAAAGAAAACCAGCTCTTTCCTTTTCTGGAAAAGAAGGGATGGCTGGGGCCTAGTCACGGGATGTGGAGTTTTCACGACCAAATCCGGCAACAAATTCGCGATATTCGCGCAAAGATAGAAAAGAAAGAAATAAAAGATTTAAAAAACGACGTCGTGCTATTGGTCAGCGAAATGGGTCGCATGATTCAGATCGAAGAATCACGGCTATTCCCCATTTCGCTGGATATCTTAAGTGAAGAAGACTGGAAGATGGCGGCCTTGGGCGAAGAAGAAATCGGATGGATGCATAAAAAATCCCTTTCATCCTCGACGGCAGCAAACGCACCGGAACGGGCTATCATAAACCCCCTGGATGCGGGAACGTTGAAAATGAATGAAGGGTCTTTAAGTTTGGAGCAAATTAATTTGCTTTTACAAACCATGCCCATCGATCTGACCTATGTCGACGAAAATGACAAAGTTCTTTTCTATAACCGCGGAGAAGAAAGAGTTTTTCCTCGAAGCGCTGGTGTGATCGGGCGCGAGGTGGGGTTTTGTCATCCGCCGAAAAGTGTCGGCACGGTCTTAAAAATCTTGGAAGAGTTTAAATCAGGTCGACAGAGCACCGCCGAGTTTTGGATTAACTATCGCGGCCGCACGATTCACATTCGTTACTTTGCTGTGCGCGATGCGAACCAAAAATATCGTGGCGTCATTGAGCTTTCCCAAGACATCACGGATATCAAGAATATTCAGGGCGAAAGACGACTTTTGGAGTGGGAAACTTAG
- a CDS encoding Crp/Fnr family transcriptional regulator, which translates to MTDPIERIRSLDYFSALPERVLKDLSAQCDVMQIPRKKTLFQEDTLIQDLYIVLFGSFKVAKKAHGSGPLLLNFLGRGEFLGIALAGLTYPKYPATLIAQENSALLKFPREFFLEYMMKIESVRHTVNRQIGERFLELQNDRCMENVLIHQRVADMILRLWERQGDKGHRILIPTTRQDIAQRVGTTTETVIRIMSQWHKQGILATVEKHIEIIDEKRLREMRQCEQFHLS; encoded by the coding sequence ATGACCGACCCTATAGAAAGAATTCGCAGTCTGGATTATTTCTCTGCACTGCCCGAAAGAGTTCTTAAAGATTTAAGCGCTCAGTGTGACGTCATGCAAATTCCCAGAAAGAAAACTCTGTTTCAAGAGGACACACTGATTCAAGATCTTTACATTGTTTTATTCGGGTCCTTCAAAGTCGCCAAAAAAGCGCACGGTTCAGGCCCCCTTCTGCTGAACTTTTTAGGACGTGGAGAATTTTTAGGAATCGCATTGGCGGGACTCACATATCCAAAATATCCAGCTACTTTAATCGCCCAAGAAAATAGTGCCCTCTTAAAATTTCCGCGAGAGTTTTTCTTAGAATACATGATGAAAATCGAATCGGTGCGCCACACGGTGAACCGGCAGATCGGTGAAAGATTTTTAGAACTGCAAAATGATCGGTGTATGGAGAACGTGCTCATCCATCAGCGTGTGGCGGACATGATCTTACGACTTTGGGAACGACAAGGCGATAAAGGACACCGAATTTTGATTCCGACCACCCGGCAAGACATTGCCCAACGAGTTGGTACCACAACGGAAACTGTCATCCGCATTATGAGTCAGTGGCACAAGCAAGGTATTCTAGCGACGGTAGAGAAACACATCGAGATTATCGACGAAAAGCGATTAAGGGAGATGAGACAGTGTGAACAGTTTCACCTGTCATAA
- a CDS encoding TPM domain-containing protein, which yields MESKKVESSMAWIHRYLSSSELKEIEAAIQKAEEHTNGEIVPVIVRRSSAVGHVPLSLTLLITLFIVILEIPYSDWLWVKPWVWAWPFLIVAIYYGSTLLAQSKFIQKIFVPEKDEVDQVHRRAQLEFYLNRINRTKGGMGILIFVSVMEKKAVILADEGIAKKLPSNTWDDILAEMRAHFHDGKWSHGYQKAIERCGELLKQHFPISGNLENELTNHLIIKD from the coding sequence ATGGAGTCTAAAAAAGTGGAGAGCTCAATGGCTTGGATTCATCGTTATCTTTCTTCTTCTGAATTGAAAGAGATTGAAGCTGCTATTCAGAAAGCAGAAGAGCACACCAATGGAGAGATCGTCCCTGTGATCGTGCGCCGATCTTCCGCCGTGGGGCATGTGCCTTTGAGCCTGACTCTTTTAATCACATTGTTCATTGTTATCTTGGAAATTCCGTATAGCGACTGGCTGTGGGTGAAGCCCTGGGTTTGGGCGTGGCCTTTTCTTATTGTAGCCATTTACTATGGCTCGACTCTGTTAGCCCAAAGCAAATTCATTCAAAAAATCTTCGTTCCTGAAAAAGATGAAGTGGATCAAGTGCATCGCCGTGCTCAGTTGGAGTTTTACCTGAATCGCATCAACCGCACAAAAGGCGGAATGGGCATCTTGATTTTCGTTTCCGTCATGGAAAAGAAAGCCGTGATCTTAGCGGATGAAGGTATCGCTAAAAAACTTCCTAGTAACACTTGGGATGATATTTTGGCCGAAATGCGCGCGCACTTCCACGATGGAAAATGGTCGCACGGATATCAAAAAGCCATCGAACGCTGCGGCGAGCTTCTAAAACAACATTTTCCTATTTCAGGAAACCTCGAAAACGAACTGACGAATCATTTGATTATCAAAGATTAG
- a CDS encoding COX15/CtaA family protein, translated as MDRRARCVLFWGIIGLLLIIAVGGTTRLTRSGLSIVEWNVVMGTLPPVTESEWHTEFFKYQKTPEYKLINRHFTVSDYKKIYFWEWFHRLWARVLFLYFLGFGVFYLWKKKSAQIIAIAGLILLQGTVGWLMVKSGLRDQPRVQPLMLVIHFFLALSTLAVALYFRIDRRKKFMDLWLHHRSEIGLLAVLLSQVFLGCLVSGYRAGFLENTFPQMSAGFLPKISSPFHFSWSYLRENPVLFQLLHRWLAFAVMIYFWVLFIFTNKVRRPEWTTFNILLHSQILLGVLTLILKVPVFFGILHQLTAACLVLSYLHPLWMDFKPSACQTENTDVNRVP; from the coding sequence ATGGATCGCAGGGCAAGATGTGTTCTTTTTTGGGGAATTATTGGTTTACTTCTTATTATCGCCGTCGGCGGTACGACACGTTTGACACGCTCGGGCCTTTCGATTGTCGAATGGAACGTGGTCATGGGAACGCTTCCCCCAGTGACGGAATCTGAATGGCACACCGAGTTTTTTAAATATCAAAAGACCCCTGAATACAAACTTATCAATCGGCATTTTACCGTCAGTGATTACAAGAAAATATACTTCTGGGAATGGTTTCATCGCCTTTGGGCGCGAGTTCTATTTCTATACTTCCTGGGATTTGGTGTCTTCTATCTTTGGAAAAAGAAGTCAGCCCAGATTATCGCGATCGCTGGCCTGATTTTACTTCAAGGAACTGTGGGCTGGCTTATGGTAAAATCCGGTCTTAGAGATCAACCCCGTGTTCAACCGTTAATGCTGGTCATACATTTTTTCTTAGCATTATCTACTTTGGCAGTCGCCTTGTATTTTAGAATAGATCGTCGAAAAAAGTTCATGGATCTGTGGCTTCATCACCGTTCCGAAATAGGGCTTTTGGCGGTCTTACTTTCACAAGTGTTTTTGGGATGCTTAGTGAGCGGATATCGCGCCGGTTTTCTGGAAAACACCTTTCCTCAAATGTCGGCGGGTTTTCTTCCAAAAATAAGTTCCCCTTTTCATTTTTCTTGGAGCTACCTCCGGGAAAATCCGGTTTTGTTTCAGCTTCTACATCGCTGGCTGGCTTTTGCGGTTATGATCTATTTTTGGGTTCTTTTTATTTTCACAAATAAAGTACGTCGTCCCGAGTGGACGACCTTCAATATACTTCTCCATTCCCAAATCCTTCTGGGAGTTCTGACTTTGATTCTAAAAGTTCCCGTTTTTTTTGGCATTCTTCATCAGCTGACAGCCGCCTGTTTAGTCCTCTCTTATTTGCACCCACTCTGGATGGATTTTAAACCGTCAGCTTGTCAGACAGAAAACACCGACGTAAACAGGGTCCCATGA